In Emcibacter nanhaiensis, the sequence GCATATTCGGTGAGGCGGGTTTTGTCGTAATCCGCCCCGAAACAAAGTTTCAGCACTGGCGTGATCGGCGCCCGTTTCTGGACCTTCAGGCCCTCCTGCTGCAATAGCTGCTGATATTCCTGTGGCGCCTTGCCGGTGTCGATGTAAAAATCAAGGATGGCGGCAAGCGCCCGGTACAGGGATTTCCGGGACCGGCTGTCGGCGGCGGTCTCCCCCTGGGCCAGGCGGCGGCATTCCAGCATCTGCTGCTCCAGCGGCACCAGCGGCCTTTCCGCCGCCGGGGCGGGAATTTCTTCGCCGGCGGGCGCTTCGGGCATCACGGCTTCCCGTGGTGGCATATCCTTTTCCAGGATCCAGCGCACGGCGCCGAGGATGAAATTGATTTCCTCATTGTTGTCGCTGAAGGGCAGCAGGATGCCCCGGTACAGGGCCCGCTCTTTCTCTTTGTTGACAAACTCTGCTTCGAAGGAAATGGGGGCGCGGTTGGCAAAGACTTCCAGGTAATGGTCGGTAATGCGGCTGAGCATGGTCCGGCGCGGGATGTCGCTCAGGCATTTGCCGGTCAGGTCTTCCTCCAGGTCTTCCTTCAGGGCATGGCCGATGACCTGCAGGCTGGCTTCCTGGTCCTTGTCACGAAGGTCGATCAGGACCATCTGGTCCTTGTAGGGGGCGATGTCATCGGGCGACAGCTCGCGAAGCGACGGCATTTCCCGCTCTCCCGCCAGCTCGATCCAGTGATCATAAAGCTGAAAGGTGATGCGCCGTTCCTGTCCCGCCATATTTTCTGGGTCCATGATGGTCCACCGGTTTTCTGTCCGGCTCTCTGCGCCGGGCTGGGTCCTCTGTGCTGTTCATACTATATGTATGAGCCAACTTTCAAGAATTCTCTTCCGGCACAACTCTAGGGCAGACAGGTAAATATCCGGTGAATCGGACAATTTTACCGCCCGAAAGTTGCCTAGCCGGTAAATTGCTGGATCAGGATAACGGTAATGGCGACCGGGGCGACAAAACGCACCAGCAATTGCCACAGGGTGAACAGCCGGTCCGAGCGGATATCAAGTTGATCCTTCATCAGGTCGCTGGACACGAACCAGCTGACAAACAGGGCCATCAGCAGGGCGTTGAGCGGCAGCATGACGTTGGCGACAATAAAGTCGGTCACGTCGAAGATGGTTTTGCCCTCGAAGAAGGGCAGGAAGCCGAGGGGGAAGAAATCTTTCCACTGGTTGAAGGAGCCGACCATCATCAGGCCGATGGCCCAGCAGGCCAGACCCATCAGCCAGCTCATTTTTTTCCGTGACAGGCCTTTGTCCTCAAGCCAGGCGATGCAGGGTTCCAGCATGGCGATGGACGAGGTAAAGGCGGCAAAGGTCAGCAACAGGAAAAACAGCACCGCGACGATGCTGCCGCCCGGCATCTGCCCGAACGCCACCGGCAGGGTGACAAAAATCAGCCCCGGACCCTCACCGGCCGGGAGGTTGAAACTGAAGACGATGGGAAAAATCGCCAGCCCGGCCAGAAGGGCGACCAGGGTGTCCGACCCGGCGATGATGCTGGCGGCTCGGGGCAGCCGCACCCCTTCGGGCAGATAGGCGCCATAGGTGATCAGGGCGCCGACACCGACGGCGAGCGAGAAAAAGGCCTGGCCCAAAGCCAGCAGCGCGGCCCCACCATTGATTTTGGAAAAATCCGGGGCAAACAGGAAATTCAGGGTCTGGGCCGCATTGCCGACCGTCATATTGTAGACCGCCAGCAGCAGCACGATGGCGAACAGGGCCGGCATCATATATTTGATCACTGTTTCCAGGCCGCTGCGCACACCGCGGGCCACCACCAGGACAATGCCCAGGATATAAAGCGAATGCCACAGGGTCAGTTCGCCGAAGGAGCCCAGGTGCGCGTTAAACATCCCTCCGGAACCGGCCGCGTCCAGACCCGAGAATCCGCCCCCGGCAGCCTTGAAGATATAGGCCATGGACCAGCCGGCCACCACGCTGTAATAGGTCAGCGCCAGCAACGGCACCAGGATGGAAAACCAGCCGATGATTTTCCAGAAGGGATGCAGGTTGTTTTCCCGGATCAGCTTTTGCAGCGTGCCGAGTGCCCCCATCTTGCCGTGCTTGCCGAGCGCCAGTTCGCCCATGATCAAAGGCAGGCCGATGGCGAAAATAAAAAACAGGTACAGCAGCACGAAGGCGCCGCCGCCATTTTCCCCGGTGATAAAGGGGAAACGCCAGATATTGCCAAGCCCGACCGCGGCGCCGATGGCAGCCATGAGGAATGTGGCGCGGGAGGACCATTTTTCGTGAGTGAAAGTTGTCTCGGACATGATCGGGAGCCTCTAGGATATCATGATAAAGCTGGCAATTATATACAGGACGAAGGTCAGCCCGCCGGCCACCAGGGCATAGGGCAGCTGGGTGCGCACATGTTCCAGCAGGTCGCAGCCGGCAGCGATGGAGGACACGGCGGTGGTATCGGAAATGGGTGAACAATGGTCGCCGAAAATGCCGCCGCCGAGCACGGCCGACAACACCAGGCTCGGCGGCAGGCCCAGGGTCTCGATCAGCGGCATGCCGATCGGGATCATCAGGGCGAAGGTGCCCCAGCTGGTGCCGGTGGTGAAACTGACCAGCGCCCCGGCCAGGAACAGCATGGGCACGATCAGCACCAGCGGCACATGTTCCCCGGCCAGTCCGGCAATGAAGGTGCCGGTGCCGAGCAGTTTCAGGCTCGCCCCCAGCGCCAGCGACAGCAGCACGATCAGCACCAGCTGCAACAGCTCGC encodes:
- a CDS encoding PAS domain-containing protein; the encoded protein is MDPENMAGQERRITFQLYDHWIELAGEREMPSLRELSPDDIAPYKDQMVLIDLRDKDQEASLQVIGHALKEDLEEDLTGKCLSDIPRRTMLSRITDHYLEVFANRAPISFEAEFVNKEKERALYRGILLPFSDNNEEINFILGAVRWILEKDMPPREAVMPEAPAGEEIPAPAAERPLVPLEQQMLECRRLAQGETAADSRSRKSLYRALAAILDFYIDTGKAPQEYQQLLQQEGLKVQKRAPITPVLKLCFGADYDKTRLTEYAAALDFALTNGQTGNTLEAFLESFKGGIKGCVRARREHASGLPSAATKNSLEEAEKIVKNMPTIAGFDLTENIPQEDQADPDKEDFCLILGKRKGTSVEIIKLLGEEEERTLAALLKRVAKDQH
- a CDS encoding sodium-dependent transporter; translation: MSETTFTHEKWSSRATFLMAAIGAAVGLGNIWRFPFITGENGGGAFVLLYLFFIFAIGLPLIMGELALGKHGKMGALGTLQKLIRENNLHPFWKIIGWFSILVPLLALTYYSVVAGWSMAYIFKAAGGGFSGLDAAGSGGMFNAHLGSFGELTLWHSLYILGIVLVVARGVRSGLETVIKYMMPALFAIVLLLAVYNMTVGNAAQTLNFLFAPDFSKINGGAALLALGQAFFSLAVGVGALITYGAYLPEGVRLPRAASIIAGSDTLVALLAGLAIFPIVFSFNLPAGEGPGLIFVTLPVAFGQMPGGSIVAVLFFLLLTFAAFTSSIAMLEPCIAWLEDKGLSRKKMSWLMGLACWAIGLMMVGSFNQWKDFFPLGFLPFFEGKTIFDVTDFIVANVMLPLNALLMALFVSWFVSSDLMKDQLDIRSDRLFTLWQLLVRFVAPVAITVILIQQFTG